Proteins from a single region of Chaetodon trifascialis isolate fChaTrf1 chromosome 10, fChaTrf1.hap1, whole genome shotgun sequence:
- the bmal2 gene encoding aryl hydrocarbon receptor nuclear translocator-like protein 2 isoform X2, with translation MSARNAAAGGGDRAGGERAEDVLVEENQCSSMPLSSLMTPSSAAGMSLSMEIPRKRKGSMDSQDRKTASTPDADMEDDQNGSDEDDQHVKIKCFREPHSQIEKRRRDKMNNLIDKLSAMIPTCNPMSRKLDKLTVLRMAVQHLKSLKGSGSSFSEANYKPSFLPDEELKHVVLKAADGFLFVVGCDRGKVVFVSESVTKILNYSRAELIGQSLFDYIHPKDMGKVKEQLSASELYPRERLIDAKTGLQVQADLPVGAARLCSGARRSFFCRMKYNKISVKVEEKEFQASTSKKKESQKYCTVHCTGYMRSWPTSQLGAVGEGESDKQDSSHFSCLVAVGRVHSHSSPQVNGEVRVKPTEFITRYAMDGKFTFVDQRATTILGYLPQELLGTSCYEYFHQDDLPQLADRHRKVLRSKEKIETNCYKFKTKHGSFVTLQSQWFSFVNPWTKEVEYIVSTNTVISHDHCRTSRSGNKSEQSSNSKTSEEDGKKSLPVIPGISTTPGSMVYAGSIGTQIANELLDFNRMNSSPSSGSVSPFSLPQEKCQQTHSQISNNVPNGEATDMEMPGKSSSEEEPQGATFSGGESLMGENSQLDLDSVVGPGLSNLSNDEAAMAVIMSLLETDTNLGEDVGFDEMHWSL, from the exons ATGTCGGCCAGGAATGCAGCGGCAGGCGGCGGTGACAGAGCGGGAGGCGAACGGGCAg AAGATGTGCTGGTTGAGGAAAACCAATGCAGTTCTATGCCTTTGAGCAGCCTGATGACCCCGTCCTCGGCTGCTGGCATGTCCTTGAGCATGGAGATACCCCGGAAGCGTAAGGGCAGCATGGACAGCCA GGATAGAAAAACTGCTTCCACACCTGACGCCGATATGGAAGATGACCAAAACGG GTCTGATGAAGATGACCAACATGTCAAAATTAAATGCTTCAG GGAACCGCACAGCCAAATTGAGAAGAGGAGACGGGACAAAATGAACAATCTCATTGACAAACTATCAGCCATGATCCCGACTTGTAACCCCATGTCCCGAAAGCTGGACAAGCTCACTGTGCTCAGAATGGCTGTGCAGCACCTCAAATCTCTCAAAG gCTCAGGAAGTTCGTTTTCTGAAGCCAACTACAAACCATCATTCCTTCCTGACGAGGAGCTCAAACACGTTGTCCTTAAG GCTGCAGATGGGTTCCTGTTTGTAGTGGGCTGTGATCGTGGGAAAGTGGTTTTTGTCTCAGAGTCTGTCACGAAGATATTAAATTATAGTCGG GCGGAGCTGATTGGACAGAGCCTGTTTGATTATATACACCCAAAGGACATGGGAAAAGTGAAGGAGCAGCTGTCGGCTTCTGAATTATACCCTCGTGAACGGCTAATAGATGCTAAAA CCGGTCTGCAGGTTCAGGCTGACCTGCCAGTTGGTGCAGCGCGGCTGTGTTCAGGCGCCCGGCGCTCGTTCTTCTGTCGAATGAAGTACAATAAAATTTCTGTCAAAGTGGAGGAGAAGGAATTCCAAGCCAGCACCTCCAAAAAGAAAG AGTCGCAGAAGTACTGCACGGTCCACTGTACAGGCTACATGCGCAGCTGGCCAACCAGTCAGTTGGGAGCAGTTGGGGAGGGCGAGTCAGACAAGCAGGATAGCTCCCACTTCAGCTGCCTTGTGGCGGTGGGACGCGTCCACTCCCATTCATCTCCGCAGGTTAATGGAGAAGTCCGAGTTAAACCCACAGAGTTCATCACGCGCTATGCCATGGATGGCAAATTCACCTTTGTCGATCAAAG AGCTACAACCATTCTTGGTTATCTTCCCCAAGAATTGCTTGGGACATCATGCTATGAGTACTTCCATCAAGACGACTTACCGCAGTTAGCTGACAGACATCGAAAAG TGCTGCGGAGTAAAGAGAAAATAGAGACAAACTGCTATAAGTTCAAAACAAAACACGGCTCTTTTGTCACTCTGCAGAGTCAGTGGTTTAGTTTTGTAAATCCATGGACCAAAGAAGTAGAATACATAGTGTCAACTAACACAGTTATATC GCATGATCACTGTCGAACCAGTCGGTCAGGAAACAAGTCTGAACAGTCAAGTAATTCCAAAACTTCTGAAG AAGATGGCAAGAAGTCCCTTCCAGTTATACCAGGCATCTCCACCACACCTGGATCTATGGTCTATGCTGGAAGCATAGGGACCCAGATTGCCAATGAGCTGCTGGATTTCAACAG GATGAACTCATCACCTTCCAGTGGAAGCGTCAGCCCGTTCAGTCTGCCACAGGAGAAGTGTCAACAAACTCACAGTCAAATCAGCAACAAT GTGCCAAATGGAGAGGCAACAGACATGGAGATGCCAGGAAAGTCCAGCTCAGAAGAGGAGCCACAGGGAGCAACATTCTCAGGAGGAGAATCACTCATGG GGGAGAACTCCCAGCTAGATTTGGACAGCGTCGTTGGACCAGGTCTTAGCAATCTTAGCAATGATGAAGCAGCCATGGCAGTGATCATGAGCCTCCtggagactgacacaaacttggGTGAGGATGTGGGCTTTGACGAGATGCACTGGTCTTTATAG
- the bmal2 gene encoding aryl hydrocarbon receptor nuclear translocator-like protein 2 isoform X1, with amino-acid sequence MSARNAAAGGGDRAGGERADVLVEENQCSSMPLSSLMTPSSAAGMSLSMEIPRKRKGSMDSQDRKTASTPDADMEDDQNGSDEDDQHVKIKCFREPHSQIEKRRRDKMNNLIDKLSAMIPTCNPMSRKLDKLTVLRMAVQHLKSLKGSGSSFSEANYKPSFLPDEELKHVVLKAADGFLFVVGCDRGKVVFVSESVTKILNYSRAELIGQSLFDYIHPKDMGKVKEQLSASELYPRERLIDAKTGLQVQADLPVGAARLCSGARRSFFCRMKYNKISVKVEEKEFQASTSKKKESQKYCTVHCTGYMRSWPTSQLGAVGEGESDKQDSSHFSCLVAVGRVHSHSSPQVNGEVRVKPTEFITRYAMDGKFTFVDQRATTILGYLPQELLGTSCYEYFHQDDLPQLADRHRKVLRSKEKIETNCYKFKTKHGSFVTLQSQWFSFVNPWTKEVEYIVSTNTVISHDHCRTSRSGNKSEQSSNSKTSEEDGKKSLPVIPGISTTPGSMVYAGSIGTQIANELLDFNRCGLTEMNSSPSSGSVSPFSLPQEKCQQTHSQISNNVPNGEATDMEMPGKSSSEEEPQGATFSGGESLMGENSQLDLDSVVGPGLSNLSNDEAAMAVIMSLLETDTNLGEDVGFDEMHWSL; translated from the exons ATGTCGGCCAGGAATGCAGCGGCAGGCGGCGGTGACAGAGCGGGAGGCGAACGGGCAg ATGTGCTGGTTGAGGAAAACCAATGCAGTTCTATGCCTTTGAGCAGCCTGATGACCCCGTCCTCGGCTGCTGGCATGTCCTTGAGCATGGAGATACCCCGGAAGCGTAAGGGCAGCATGGACAGCCA GGATAGAAAAACTGCTTCCACACCTGACGCCGATATGGAAGATGACCAAAACGG GTCTGATGAAGATGACCAACATGTCAAAATTAAATGCTTCAG GGAACCGCACAGCCAAATTGAGAAGAGGAGACGGGACAAAATGAACAATCTCATTGACAAACTATCAGCCATGATCCCGACTTGTAACCCCATGTCCCGAAAGCTGGACAAGCTCACTGTGCTCAGAATGGCTGTGCAGCACCTCAAATCTCTCAAAG gCTCAGGAAGTTCGTTTTCTGAAGCCAACTACAAACCATCATTCCTTCCTGACGAGGAGCTCAAACACGTTGTCCTTAAG GCTGCAGATGGGTTCCTGTTTGTAGTGGGCTGTGATCGTGGGAAAGTGGTTTTTGTCTCAGAGTCTGTCACGAAGATATTAAATTATAGTCGG GCGGAGCTGATTGGACAGAGCCTGTTTGATTATATACACCCAAAGGACATGGGAAAAGTGAAGGAGCAGCTGTCGGCTTCTGAATTATACCCTCGTGAACGGCTAATAGATGCTAAAA CCGGTCTGCAGGTTCAGGCTGACCTGCCAGTTGGTGCAGCGCGGCTGTGTTCAGGCGCCCGGCGCTCGTTCTTCTGTCGAATGAAGTACAATAAAATTTCTGTCAAAGTGGAGGAGAAGGAATTCCAAGCCAGCACCTCCAAAAAGAAAG AGTCGCAGAAGTACTGCACGGTCCACTGTACAGGCTACATGCGCAGCTGGCCAACCAGTCAGTTGGGAGCAGTTGGGGAGGGCGAGTCAGACAAGCAGGATAGCTCCCACTTCAGCTGCCTTGTGGCGGTGGGACGCGTCCACTCCCATTCATCTCCGCAGGTTAATGGAGAAGTCCGAGTTAAACCCACAGAGTTCATCACGCGCTATGCCATGGATGGCAAATTCACCTTTGTCGATCAAAG AGCTACAACCATTCTTGGTTATCTTCCCCAAGAATTGCTTGGGACATCATGCTATGAGTACTTCCATCAAGACGACTTACCGCAGTTAGCTGACAGACATCGAAAAG TGCTGCGGAGTAAAGAGAAAATAGAGACAAACTGCTATAAGTTCAAAACAAAACACGGCTCTTTTGTCACTCTGCAGAGTCAGTGGTTTAGTTTTGTAAATCCATGGACCAAAGAAGTAGAATACATAGTGTCAACTAACACAGTTATATC GCATGATCACTGTCGAACCAGTCGGTCAGGAAACAAGTCTGAACAGTCAAGTAATTCCAAAACTTCTGAAG AAGATGGCAAGAAGTCCCTTCCAGTTATACCAGGCATCTCCACCACACCTGGATCTATGGTCTATGCTGGAAGCATAGGGACCCAGATTGCCAATGAGCTGCTGGATTTCAACAGGTGTGGCCTCACAGA GATGAACTCATCACCTTCCAGTGGAAGCGTCAGCCCGTTCAGTCTGCCACAGGAGAAGTGTCAACAAACTCACAGTCAAATCAGCAACAAT GTGCCAAATGGAGAGGCAACAGACATGGAGATGCCAGGAAAGTCCAGCTCAGAAGAGGAGCCACAGGGAGCAACATTCTCAGGAGGAGAATCACTCATGG GGGAGAACTCCCAGCTAGATTTGGACAGCGTCGTTGGACCAGGTCTTAGCAATCTTAGCAATGATGAAGCAGCCATGGCAGTGATCATGAGCCTCCtggagactgacacaaacttggGTGAGGATGTGGGCTTTGACGAGATGCACTGGTCTTTATAG
- the LOC139337384 gene encoding flagellar attachment zone protein 1-like — protein sequence MAVLTQKLQSLQACCDFERSLKESFRSQVTLLKYMTEEKEGQIESLKDDMRELREDKEFLSKQAKDMNAKMALLKSEIDKKQAENENLRSKVHDQQENEKLIVSKNQSLTAMVAHLESLTKEKQGQNERLMEDVHKLQEDMHELLEDKEFLSKQAKDMNAKMALLKSEIDKKQTENENLCAKVNDQQENEKLIVSQNQSLTAMVAHLESLTKEKQGQNEHLMEDVHKLQEDMRELRENKEFLSKQAKDMNAKMALLQSEIDKKQAENENLRSKVYDQQENEKLIVSKNQSLTAMVAHLESLTKEKQGQNERLMEDVHKLQEDMHELLEDKEFLSKQAKDMNAKMVLLKFEIDKKQTENENLCAKVNDQQENEKLIVSKNRSLAAMVAHLESLTKEKQGQNEHLMEDVHKLQEDMRELRENKEFLSKQAKDMNAKMALLQSEIDKKQAENENLRSKVYDQQENEKLIVSKNQSLTAMVAHLESLTKEKQGQNERLMEDVHKLQEDMHELREDKEFLSKQAKDMNAKIVLLKFEIDKKQTENENLCAKVNDQQENEKLIVSKNRSLAAMVAHLESLTKEKQGQNERLMEDVHKLQEDMHELREDKEFLSKQAKDMNAKMALLKSEIDKKQAENENLHSKVHDQQENEKLIVSKNQSLTAMVAHHESLTKENQKTKCLIEDMREMQNAKITLLESEIDRKQAENENLRAKVHDQQENEKLIVSKNQSLTAMVAHLESLTKEKQEETESWLRRFAKGAMKTAICVGTVAISAISIGVAANSMTQKCGPDPVSVSGAL from the coding sequence ATGGCTGTCCTCACACAAAAACTGCAGTCATTGCAGGCATGTTGCGACTTCGAGAGAAGTCTGAAAGAGAGTTTCAGGTCTCAGGTTACCCTCCTTAAATAtatgacagaggaaaaagaaggacAGATTGAAAGTTTGAAGGATGACATGCGTGAACTTCGAGAAGACAAAGAATTTCTCAGCAAGCAGGCTAAGGACATGAATGCCAAGATGGCCCTGCTCAAATCTGAAATAGACAAAAAACAGGCAGAGAATGAAAATCTGCGTTCAAAGGTTCATGATcagcaggaaaatgagaaaCTAATAGTTTCAAAGAATCAGAGCCTGACTGCTATGGTGGCCCATCTTGAATCtctgacaaaggaaaaacaaggacaGAATGAACGTCTGATGGAAGATGTGCATAAACTTCAGGAAGACATGCATGAACTTCTGGAAGACAAAGAATTTCTCAGCAAGCAGGCTAAGGACATGAATGCCAAGATGGCCCTGCTCAAATCTGAAatagacaaaaaacagacagagaatgaAAATCTGTGTGCAAAAGTTAATGATcagcaggaaaatgagaaaCTAATAGTTTCACAGAATCAGAGCCTGACTGCTATGGTGGCCCATCTTGAATCtctgacaaaggaaaaacaaggacaGAATGAACATCTGATGGAAGATGTGCATAAACTTCAGGAAGACATGCGTGAACTTCGGGAAAACAAAGAATTTCTCAGCAAGCAGGCTAAGGACATGAATGCCAAGATGGCCCTGCTCCAATCTGAAATAGACAAAAAACAGGCAGAGAATGAAAATCTGCGTTCAAAGGTTTATGATcagcaggaaaatgagaaaCTAATAGTTTCAAAGAATCAGAGCCTGACTGCTATGGTGGCCCATCTTGAATCtctgacaaaggaaaaacaaggacaGAATGAACGTCTGATGGAAGATGTGCATAAACTTCAGGAAGACATGCATGAACTTCTGGAAGACAAAGAATTTCTCAGCAAGCAGGCTAAGGACATGAATGCCAAGATGGTCCTGCTCAAATTTGAAatagacaaaaaacagacagagaatgaAAATCTGTGTGCAAAAGTTAATGATcagcaggaaaatgagaaaCTAATAGTTTCAAAGAATCGGAGCCTGGCTGCTATGGTGGCCCATCTTGAATCtctgacaaaggaaaaacaaggacaGAATGAACATCTGATGGAAGATGTGCATAAACTTCAGGAAGACATGCGTGAACTTCGGGAAAACAAAGAATTTCTCAGCAAGCAGGCTAAGGACATGAATGCCAAGATGGCCCTGCTCCAATCTGAAATAGACAAAAAACAGGCAGAGAATGAAAATCTGCGTTCAAAGGTTTATGATcagcaggaaaatgagaaaCTAATAGTTTCAAAGAATCAGAGCCTGACTGCTATGGTGGCCCATCTTGAATCtctgacaaaggaaaaacaaggacaGAATGAACGTCTGATGGAAGATGTGCATAAACTTCAGGAAGACATGCATGAACTTCGGGAAGACAAAGAATTTCTCAGCAAGCAGGCTAAGGACATGAATGCCAAGATCGTCCTGCTCAAATTTGAAatagacaaaaaacagacagagaatgaAAATCTGTGTGCAAAAGTTAATGATcagcaggaaaatgagaaaCTAATAGTTTCAAAGAATCGGAGCCTGGCTGCTATGGTGGCCCATCTTGAATCtctgacaaaggaaaaacaaggacaGAATGAACGTCTGATGGAAGATGTGCATAAACTTCAGGAAGACATGCATGAACTTCGGGAAGACAAAGAATTTCTCAGCAAGCAGGCTAAGGACATGAATGCCAAGATGGCCCTGCTCAAATCTGAAATAGACAAAAAACAGGCAGAGAATGAAAATCTGCATTCAAAGGTTCATGATcagcaggaaaatgagaaaCTAATAGTTTCAAAGAATCAGAGCCTGACTGCTATGGTGGCCCATCATGAATCTCtgacaaaagaaaaccaaaagaCTAAATGCCTGATAGAAGACATGCGTGAAATGCAGAATGCCAAGATAACCCTGCTTGAATCTGAAATAGACAGAAAACAGGCAGAGAATGAAAATCTGCGTGCAAAGGTTCATGATcagcaggaaaatgagaaaCTAATAGTTTCAAAGAATCAGAGCCTGACTGCTATGGTGGCCCATCTTGAATCtctgacaaaggaaaaacaagaagagacTGAAAGCTGGTTGCGTCGCTTTGCTAAAGGTGCAATGAAAACTGCTATTTGTGTTGGCACAGTTGCAATTTCAGCTATTTCCATTGGTGTTGCGGCCAACTCTATGACACAAAAATGTGGGCCAgaccctgtctctgtctctggagcACTGTAG
- the bmal2 gene encoding aryl hydrocarbon receptor nuclear translocator-like protein 2 isoform X3, whose protein sequence is MSARNAAAGGGDRAGGERAEDVLVEENQCSSMPLSSLMTPSSAAGMSLSMEIPRKRKGSMDSQDRKTASTPDADMEDDQNGSDEDDQHVKIKCFREPHSQIEKRRRDKMNNLIDKLSAMIPTCNPMSRKLDKLTVLRMAVQHLKSLKGSGSSFSEANYKPSFLPDEELKHVVLKAADGFLFVVGCDRGKVVFVSESVTKILNYSRAELIGQSLFDYIHPKDMGKVKEQLSASELYPRERLIDAKTGLQVQADLPVGAARLCSGARRSFFCRMKYNKISVKVEEKEFQASTSKKKESQKYCTVHCTGYMRSWPTSQLGAVGEGESDKQDSSHFSCLVAVGRVHSHSSPQVNGEVRVKPTEFITRYAMDGKFTFVDQRATTILGYLPQELLGTSCYEYFHQDDLPQLADRHRKVLRSKEKIETNCYKFKTKHGSFVTLQSQWFSFVNPWTKEVEYIVSTNTVISHDHCRTSRSGNKSEQSSNSKTSEEDGKKSLPVIPGISTTPGSMVYAGSIGTQIANELLDFNRCGLTEMNSSPSSGSVSPFSLPQEKCQQTHSQISNNVPNGEATDMEMPGKSSSEEEPQGATFSGGESLMGENSQLDLDSVVGPGLSNLSNDEAAMAVIMSLLETDTNLGEDVGFDEMHWSL, encoded by the exons ATGTCGGCCAGGAATGCAGCGGCAGGCGGCGGTGACAGAGCGGGAGGCGAACGGGCAg AAGATGTGCTGGTTGAGGAAAACCAATGCAGTTCTATGCCTTTGAGCAGCCTGATGACCCCGTCCTCGGCTGCTGGCATGTCCTTGAGCATGGAGATACCCCGGAAGCGTAAGGGCAGCATGGACAGCCA GGATAGAAAAACTGCTTCCACACCTGACGCCGATATGGAAGATGACCAAAACGG GTCTGATGAAGATGACCAACATGTCAAAATTAAATGCTTCAG GGAACCGCACAGCCAAATTGAGAAGAGGAGACGGGACAAAATGAACAATCTCATTGACAAACTATCAGCCATGATCCCGACTTGTAACCCCATGTCCCGAAAGCTGGACAAGCTCACTGTGCTCAGAATGGCTGTGCAGCACCTCAAATCTCTCAAAG gCTCAGGAAGTTCGTTTTCTGAAGCCAACTACAAACCATCATTCCTTCCTGACGAGGAGCTCAAACACGTTGTCCTTAAG GCTGCAGATGGGTTCCTGTTTGTAGTGGGCTGTGATCGTGGGAAAGTGGTTTTTGTCTCAGAGTCTGTCACGAAGATATTAAATTATAGTCGG GCGGAGCTGATTGGACAGAGCCTGTTTGATTATATACACCCAAAGGACATGGGAAAAGTGAAGGAGCAGCTGTCGGCTTCTGAATTATACCCTCGTGAACGGCTAATAGATGCTAAAA CCGGTCTGCAGGTTCAGGCTGACCTGCCAGTTGGTGCAGCGCGGCTGTGTTCAGGCGCCCGGCGCTCGTTCTTCTGTCGAATGAAGTACAATAAAATTTCTGTCAAAGTGGAGGAGAAGGAATTCCAAGCCAGCACCTCCAAAAAGAAAG AGTCGCAGAAGTACTGCACGGTCCACTGTACAGGCTACATGCGCAGCTGGCCAACCAGTCAGTTGGGAGCAGTTGGGGAGGGCGAGTCAGACAAGCAGGATAGCTCCCACTTCAGCTGCCTTGTGGCGGTGGGACGCGTCCACTCCCATTCATCTCCGCAGGTTAATGGAGAAGTCCGAGTTAAACCCACAGAGTTCATCACGCGCTATGCCATGGATGGCAAATTCACCTTTGTCGATCAAAG AGCTACAACCATTCTTGGTTATCTTCCCCAAGAATTGCTTGGGACATCATGCTATGAGTACTTCCATCAAGACGACTTACCGCAGTTAGCTGACAGACATCGAAAAG TGCTGCGGAGTAAAGAGAAAATAGAGACAAACTGCTATAAGTTCAAAACAAAACACGGCTCTTTTGTCACTCTGCAGAGTCAGTGGTTTAGTTTTGTAAATCCATGGACCAAAGAAGTAGAATACATAGTGTCAACTAACACAGTTATATC GCATGATCACTGTCGAACCAGTCGGTCAGGAAACAAGTCTGAACAGTCAAGTAATTCCAAAACTTCTGAAG AAGATGGCAAGAAGTCCCTTCCAGTTATACCAGGCATCTCCACCACACCTGGATCTATGGTCTATGCTGGAAGCATAGGGACCCAGATTGCCAATGAGCTGCTGGATTTCAACAGGTGTGGCCTCACAGA GATGAACTCATCACCTTCCAGTGGAAGCGTCAGCCCGTTCAGTCTGCCACAGGAGAAGTGTCAACAAACTCACAGTCAAATCAGCAACAAT GTGCCAAATGGAGAGGCAACAGACATGGAGATGCCAGGAAAGTCCAGCTCAGAAGAGGAGCCACAGGGAGCAACATTCTCAGGAGGAGAATCACTCATGG GGGAGAACTCCCAGCTAGATTTGGACAGCGTCGTTGGACCAGGTCTTAGCAATCTTAGCAATGATGAAGCAGCCATGGCAGTGATCATGAGCCTCCtggagactgacacaaacttggGTGAGGATGTGGGCTTTGACGAGATGCACTGGTCTTTATAG